One window of the Flavobacteriales bacterium genome contains the following:
- a CDS encoding SusD/RagB family nutrient-binding outer membrane lipoprotein yields the protein MKTKKYIVLGLIAASAISCTKLEDLNKDKKNPTEVSGNAIFSNALKNLCDQEASTNVNRNVFRLFSQYWTETTYTDESNYNITTRSIPDYAWRTWYRDVLMDLKEANRLIMEESPVTAADQANQANRSAITEVLSVYAYQHLVDLFGNVPYDEALNIDNVLPAYEDAQSIYSKLFARLDAAIAKLNPSLGDSFEDADLMYGGDVAMWKKFAYSLKLKMAVNVGDVAALNPATAAADAVAGGVFTSSADNAVMNYLGSQPNTNPVYVDLVASGRNDFVVANTIVDIMNTLNDPRRDDYFAENLGAGTFTGGIYGASNSFSSYSHVADALQDPTAPMHLMDYAEVLFYQAEAVERGFIGGSADLLYAEAVATSILDWGGTAGEAATYLAQADVAYATAPGTWQEKIGKQAWLAYYNRGFLGWTTWRRLDAPAMNPAALTTDPLPVRFTYAVNEQTLNGANYTSAAAAIGGDLQTTKLFWDKY from the coding sequence ATGAAGACAAAAAAATATATTGTACTGGGATTGATAGCCGCATCGGCCATATCCTGTACGAAACTCGAAGACCTGAATAAGGACAAGAAAAACCCGACAGAGGTAAGCGGTAATGCTATATTCAGCAATGCCCTTAAAAACCTTTGCGACCAGGAAGCCAGCACAAACGTGAACAGAAACGTATTCCGTCTGTTCTCACAGTACTGGACAGAAACTACCTACACGGATGAGTCCAACTACAACATCACCACCCGTTCCATTCCTGACTATGCATGGAGAACATGGTACCGTGATGTATTGATGGACCTGAAGGAAGCCAACAGGCTCATCATGGAAGAATCTCCTGTAACCGCAGCCGACCAGGCCAACCAGGCCAACCGTTCTGCCATTACAGAGGTGCTGTCCGTGTATGCTTACCAACATCTGGTCGACCTTTTCGGTAATGTACCTTATGATGAAGCATTGAACATAGACAACGTTCTGCCCGCATACGAAGATGCTCAAAGCATCTACAGCAAACTGTTCGCACGTCTTGATGCTGCCATCGCAAAGTTGAACCCAAGTTTGGGAGATAGCTTTGAAGACGCAGATCTGATGTACGGTGGTGATGTAGCCATGTGGAAAAAGTTCGCTTATTCCCTGAAGCTGAAGATGGCCGTTAACGTTGGTGATGTTGCCGCTCTGAATCCCGCAACTGCTGCTGCTGATGCGGTTGCAGGCGGTGTATTCACTTCTTCTGCAGATAACGCTGTTATGAACTACCTCGGATCACAACCCAACACAAACCCTGTTTATGTTGATCTGGTTGCTTCCGGCCGTAATGACTTCGTTGTTGCAAACACCATCGTTGACATCATGAATACACTCAACGATCCACGTCGTGATGACTACTTTGCAGAAAACCTGGGTGCAGGAACATTCACCGGTGGTATCTATGGAGCTTCCAACAGCTTCTCATCCTACTCACATGTAGCAGATGCCCTGCAGGATCCTACTGCTCCAATGCACCTCATGGATTATGCCGAAGTACTTTTCTACCAGGCTGAGGCTGTTGAAAGAGGTTTCATCGGTGGTTCCGCAGATTTGCTGTATGCTGAAGCCGTAGCAACCTCAATCCTGGACTGGGGTGGTACTGCCGGAGAAGCAGCAACCTACCTGGCCCAAGCGGATGTTGCTTATGCGACCGCACCCGGTACATGGCAGGAGAAGATCGGAAAACAAGCATGGCTTGCTTACTACAACAGAGGTTTCCTTGGATGGACTACCTGGAGAAGGTTGGATGCCCCAGCCATGAATCCGGCAGCCCTGACCACAGACCCGCTGCCTGTACGTTTCACCTACGCTGTTAACGAACAAACGTTGAACGGTGCCAATTATACAAGCGCAGCTGCTGCCATTGGTGGTGATCTGCAAACAACCAAATTGTTCTGGGATAAATATTAA
- a CDS encoding 1-acyl-sn-glycerol-3-phosphate acyltransferase, whose product MRYLLLPIQWLWRFWIILVFVIVFLIGYPWIKHYLHNESTYKKSFRVQRIIARVTAFLSGIVIRVKQVQPLNTHRTYVIISNHTSYLDVILSYAFLPLYYHFMGKNELERIPLFNVLFKKTNIPVDRKNRRSAHAAYQRACTDLQKGISIFLFPEATIPDHIPRLRHFKTGAARLAIENQVPILPITYLDHWRILPEGRNAWKGGRPGRNRIIIHPPISTSGLNESDVPALNQQLHKLTNDTLVQYNCLPPSGKTP is encoded by the coding sequence ATGCGTTACCTATTATTACCCATTCAGTGGCTTTGGCGATTCTGGATCATACTGGTGTTCGTTATAGTATTTCTTATAGGTTATCCCTGGATCAAACACTACCTGCACAATGAATCCACATATAAGAAATCATTCCGGGTGCAACGCATTATAGCCCGGGTAACCGCTTTCCTCTCAGGGATCGTGATACGGGTGAAGCAAGTGCAACCCTTGAATACCCATCGCACCTATGTGATCATCTCCAACCATACCTCATACCTTGATGTGATCCTATCCTATGCATTTCTGCCTTTGTACTATCATTTCATGGGGAAGAACGAACTGGAACGCATCCCACTTTTCAATGTGCTCTTTAAGAAAACCAATATTCCGGTGGATCGGAAAAATCGCCGAAGTGCACATGCAGCATACCAGCGGGCCTGTACCGACCTGCAAAAAGGAATCAGCATATTTCTGTTTCCTGAAGCCACCATTCCCGATCATATTCCAAGGCTCAGACATTTTAAAACAGGTGCGGCAAGATTGGCTATTGAGAACCAGGTTCCCATTCTTCCGATCACCTACCTTGACCATTGGAGAATACTCCCGGAAGGGCGAAACGCCTGGAAAGGAGGGCGTCCAGGTAGAAATCGCATTATCATACATCCGCCCATCAGTACGTCCGGACTGAACGAATCAGATGTTCCTGCATTAAACCAGCAACTCCATAAGCTTACCAATGACACGCTGGTCCAATATAACTGTCTTCCGCCATCTGGCAAGACCCCCTAA
- a CDS encoding gliding motility-associated C-terminal domain-containing protein, translated as MACVLTYVCLGNNQYEVTLKFYRDCGGVFPFCQSTGTSTTCSNGVCTTTKTCSGWDNPVISYSSVNCGLNGQFEIFAVPSNGTRTEVTPICANEQSTCGDPNSQYPGAEEWLYRGIVTLPANCTDWKFSFEVGNRNGLISTIATPDQVMIHVDAELDNTIAGCNSSPEFSNAPVPWICVGQLYCFNHGALDSDGDSLVYSLVIPKTGATSTVTYNTGYSASNPLQSNPPLTLDTKTGDLCMTPQMTEVTVMAVKVDEYRNGQWIGSVTRDMQLVVINCTNNLPTASGIDGSDDFEITVCENQPFCFDIFSDDLDAGQIVTMDWNNGIPAGTFTIAGSPHPTGTFCWTPTSADVRSTPYTFTVDVNDDNCPYSGGQTFSYTIYVEGPCSPNISLDADPEVICLGECTDITATVSNGSPPLVVTWDQGLPTGTGPHNVCPTTTTIYHATVTDAVGETDTASVTVTVNQPPVITFTSADPSCSGVCNGSISLNVSGNPTYTYVWDTSCSDVSCTGLCEGTYNVTVTDVNGCEATETITLNAPVSVTLNISSTALLCNNDCDATATVTPSGGTVPYGYLWGDGQTDQTATGLCAGTQHVIVTDANGCTDSISVTITVPNAIVFTTSVTDISCFALCDGTGTINASGGNPPIGLQWSNGQTSATATGLCVGTYTVTMTDASGCSDTAQVHIQEPPALVATETHTNVSCFGGSDGTITASVTGGVSPYDYNWDNSETTSLVTGIPIGNHCVTVTDQNGCTAVVCATLTEPSELVLSTTTTLATCGQCNGSASVSPSGGTSIYTYLWDVAASDQITATASGLCAGTYNVTVTDANGCTATIQSNVSNNGAPTADIPDSTAVSCFGVCDGEATVTVSGGTTPYIYQWNDAASQTGATATGLCEGSYSVCITDGLGCIVCTDVIINGPPAINLTYTSIDESCGNGNGNGSITVTASGGSGGFSYLWDAAAGNQVSATASGLSQGTYCVTVTDANGCTNYICATIINANSPVALFQTQDICFDGSMATFTYASSGTIATCSWDFGDGQTAADCGDVSHLYSAPGTYVVTHCVADPAACQSCFTDTVRILDLPVVCFGDSTVGCVPLSVMFTNCSDPGATYEWDFGSAGVSTEAQPTVIFDVAGCYDVSLTVTSLEGCVNTTTKPCYIEAYPLPTAGFDANPWTANLFSPVVNFTDKSTNAVRWLWSFGDSLTDTIQNPVHEYADTGCYPVWLWMENQYGCIDSTMGTVCIVEVPTLYIPNAFSPNGDGFNDLFMAKGIAIESFEMYVFDRWGNLIYQATDINQGWNGKVEGSQEPAQEDVYVWLVKATDIYGENRKLTGHVTLVR; from the coding sequence TTGGCATGCGTCCTGACCTATGTGTGTCTGGGAAACAACCAGTATGAGGTCACCCTGAAATTTTATCGCGATTGCGGAGGGGTGTTCCCATTTTGTCAAAGCACAGGCACCAGCACAACTTGTAGCAACGGTGTGTGTACAACCACCAAAACCTGCAGCGGGTGGGATAATCCGGTTATTTCTTATTCTTCTGTCAATTGTGGCCTGAATGGCCAGTTTGAGATATTTGCAGTACCAAGCAATGGTACCAGAACGGAGGTCACCCCGATTTGTGCCAATGAACAAAGTACTTGCGGTGATCCGAATAGTCAATATCCCGGGGCGGAAGAATGGTTATACCGTGGTATTGTGACCCTGCCCGCCAATTGTACGGATTGGAAATTCAGCTTTGAGGTTGGAAACCGCAACGGGTTGATCTCAACCATCGCAACACCGGATCAGGTCATGATCCACGTGGATGCGGAACTCGATAATACCATCGCCGGATGCAACAGTTCTCCGGAATTCTCAAATGCTCCGGTACCCTGGATCTGTGTAGGTCAGTTGTATTGTTTCAATCATGGTGCGTTGGATAGTGACGGAGACTCTTTGGTCTACTCGCTGGTTATACCTAAGACCGGTGCGACTTCCACGGTCACTTACAATACAGGCTATAGTGCATCGAACCCGTTACAGTCCAACCCTCCGTTAACCCTTGATACCAAAACGGGTGACCTTTGTATGACACCTCAAATGACTGAAGTAACCGTTATGGCGGTCAAGGTAGATGAATACCGCAATGGTCAGTGGATCGGGAGTGTAACACGCGATATGCAACTGGTGGTGATCAACTGTACCAATAACCTGCCTACTGCAAGTGGTATTGACGGGAGTGACGATTTTGAGATCACGGTCTGCGAGAATCAACCCTTTTGTTTCGACATTTTCTCCGATGATCTGGATGCCGGTCAGATCGTGACCATGGACTGGAACAACGGAATCCCGGCCGGCACATTTACCATAGCTGGTAGTCCGCATCCGACAGGCACTTTCTGCTGGACACCCACCTCTGCGGATGTCAGGTCCACACCCTATACGTTCACGGTGGATGTCAACGATGATAATTGTCCATACTCCGGTGGTCAGACATTTTCCTATACCATTTATGTTGAAGGTCCGTGCAGCCCGAATATTTCCCTGGATGCCGACCCGGAGGTGATTTGCCTGGGAGAGTGTACGGATATCACCGCAACCGTTTCCAATGGCAGTCCGCCGTTGGTGGTCACATGGGATCAGGGCCTCCCCACGGGAACAGGTCCGCACAATGTTTGTCCAACCACCACCACCATTTATCATGCAACGGTAACTGATGCCGTTGGTGAAACAGATACCGCGTCGGTTACCGTCACGGTAAATCAACCTCCGGTTATCACATTCACCTCTGCAGACCCTTCCTGCAGCGGTGTTTGCAACGGCAGCATTTCCCTGAATGTCAGCGGTAATCCAACCTATACTTATGTATGGGATACTTCCTGCTCAGATGTCAGCTGCACGGGTCTTTGCGAAGGCACCTACAACGTTACGGTAACGGATGTCAACGGATGTGAGGCAACTGAAACCATCACATTGAATGCTCCGGTTTCCGTCACCCTGAATATCTCATCCACAGCGTTGCTGTGCAATAACGATTGTGATGCCACGGCCACGGTGACCCCATCGGGTGGTACTGTACCATATGGATATCTGTGGGGTGATGGTCAGACGGATCAGACTGCCACAGGGCTTTGTGCCGGGACACAGCATGTTATCGTGACCGATGCAAACGGTTGCACAGATAGCATCTCCGTGACCATCACTGTACCCAATGCCATTGTATTCACGACCTCTGTGACGGATATTTCCTGCTTTGCCTTGTGTGATGGTACGGGCACAATCAATGCCAGTGGAGGAAACCCTCCCATAGGCCTGCAATGGAGTAACGGGCAGACCTCTGCTACCGCCACCGGCTTGTGTGTGGGTACATACACCGTAACCATGACGGATGCTTCAGGTTGCAGTGATACGGCACAGGTACACATACAGGAGCCACCGGCGTTGGTTGCAACGGAAACCCATACCAACGTAAGTTGTTTCGGGGGAAGCGACGGTACGATCACAGCATCGGTAACAGGTGGCGTTTCACCATATGATTATAACTGGGATAATAGTGAAACCACTTCTTTGGTAACAGGTATACCGATCGGCAATCATTGTGTCACAGTGACCGACCAGAATGGGTGTACCGCTGTGGTTTGCGCTACCCTTACAGAACCCTCGGAGCTTGTCTTATCCACCACCACCACACTGGCGACCTGCGGACAGTGTAACGGATCGGCTTCGGTATCTCCATCCGGAGGCACATCAATATATACTTATTTGTGGGATGTGGCGGCATCAGATCAGATAACCGCAACGGCATCCGGATTGTGTGCGGGTACATACAATGTCACAGTTACCGATGCCAACGGATGCACGGCTACCATCCAGTCTAACGTAAGCAACAATGGTGCACCGACTGCAGATATTCCGGACAGTACGGCAGTTTCGTGTTTCGGTGTATGTGATGGTGAAGCTACTGTGACCGTGAGTGGTGGAACCACACCGTACATCTATCAATGGAATGACGCCGCTTCGCAAACCGGTGCAACGGCGACCGGTCTTTGTGAGGGTAGTTATTCTGTATGCATCACGGATGGTTTGGGATGCATTGTTTGTACGGATGTGATCATTAACGGACCACCAGCCATCAACCTGACCTACACAAGCATTGATGAAAGCTGTGGCAATGGCAATGGCAATGGCAGCATCACCGTTACGGCATCAGGAGGAAGCGGAGGTTTTTCATATCTGTGGGATGCGGCGGCAGGGAACCAGGTTTCAGCAACTGCTTCCGGGTTGTCCCAAGGAACATATTGTGTGACCGTGACGGATGCGAACGGATGTACCAATTATATTTGTGCTACCATTATCAATGCCAACTCACCGGTGGCATTATTCCAAACCCAGGATATATGTTTTGATGGAAGCATGGCTACATTTACCTATGCTTCCTCAGGCACCATTGCCACCTGTTCATGGGATTTCGGTGATGGTCAGACAGCTGCAGATTGTGGTGATGTGTCTCATCTCTATAGTGCTCCCGGCACCTATGTGGTTACTCATTGTGTTGCAGATCCTGCGGCCTGTCAGTCGTGTTTTACGGACACGGTGCGAATCCTGGACCTTCCTGTTGTATGTTTTGGAGACAGTACCGTAGGGTGTGTGCCCTTATCGGTTATGTTCACAAACTGTTCCGACCCGGGGGCTACTTATGAATGGGACTTCGGAAGTGCCGGTGTTTCTACCGAAGCACAACCAACCGTCATCTTTGATGTGGCCGGTTGTTACGATGTTAGCTTGACTGTTACCAGTCTGGAAGGTTGTGTAAATACCACCACCAAACCTTGTTATATTGAAGCCTACCCATTACCGACCGCAGGCTTTGATGCGAATCCCTGGACGGCCAATTTGTTCAGTCCGGTGGTGAATTTCACTGATAAATCAACCAATGCGGTCAGGTGGTTGTGGAGTTTCGGTGATAGTCTCACGGATACGATCCAAAACCCCGTCCATGAATATGCGGATACCGGATGTTATCCGGTATGGTTGTGGATGGAAAATCAATATGGATGTATAGATTCAACCATGGGTACGGTTTGTATTGTTGAGGTGCCGACGTTGTACATTCCCAATGCATTCTCACCCAACGGGGATGGATTCAATGACCTGTTTATGGCCAAAGGCATTGCCATTGAAAGTTTTGAAATGTATGTGTTTGACCGTTGGGGAAACCTTATTTACCAGGCCACGGATATCAACCAGGGTTGGAATGGAAAGGTAGAAGGAAGCCAGGAACCTGCACAGGAAGATGTATATGTGTGGCTGGTTAAGGCGACCGATATTTATGGAGAGAACCGGAAATTAACCGGACACGTTACCCTTGTCCGCTAG
- a CDS encoding methionine aminotransferase: MIRSKLPNVGTSIFAVMSGLARECKAINLSQGFPDFDCHPDLKKRIAHYMNSGHNQYAPMQGVPALREAIASKTERLYGISYDPEKEITVTAGATQAIYTAIAAVVQEGDEVIVFEPAYDCYVPAIELHGGKPVFVQLTPPDYGINWNQVKKLVNNHTRMIIINTPHNPTGTVMSAKDMEELQKLTKGTDIIVLSDEVYEHIIFEGIDHQSVARFPDLASRSFIISSFGKVYHTTGWKMGYCLAPPSLTEEFRRVHQFVVFSVNTPIQLAYADFMKEPSHYLELNAFYEEKRDRFTKLMQDGPFTMNPAKGTYFQLMDFSQVSEEKDTDYAIRLTREFGVASIPISVFYHNKADHKMLRFCFAKSNETLEKAARNLCKIYA, encoded by the coding sequence ATGATCAGAAGCAAGCTGCCAAACGTAGGCACAAGCATATTTGCTGTGATGTCAGGTCTGGCGAGGGAATGCAAAGCAATAAACCTGTCGCAGGGATTTCCCGATTTCGATTGTCATCCGGACCTCAAGAAACGCATTGCCCATTATATGAACTCCGGGCATAATCAATATGCCCCTATGCAAGGTGTTCCGGCATTAAGAGAGGCCATTGCATCAAAGACCGAACGATTGTACGGCATTTCTTATGATCCGGAGAAAGAGATCACGGTAACTGCCGGAGCAACGCAGGCCATATATACAGCGATCGCTGCCGTGGTACAGGAAGGAGATGAAGTGATCGTTTTTGAACCTGCCTATGACTGCTACGTACCCGCCATTGAACTCCACGGAGGCAAGCCGGTTTTTGTTCAGCTGACACCACCGGACTACGGAATCAACTGGAATCAGGTGAAAAAGCTGGTGAACAATCACACCAGAATGATCATCATCAATACTCCGCACAACCCAACGGGAACGGTTATGTCGGCAAAGGACATGGAGGAACTCCAGAAACTCACCAAGGGTACCGACATCATCGTCCTGAGCGATGAAGTATATGAGCACATCATATTTGAAGGCATCGATCACCAGAGTGTTGCGCGATTTCCTGATCTGGCATCCAGGAGCTTTATCATATCTTCATTCGGTAAAGTATATCACACGACCGGATGGAAGATGGGCTATTGCCTGGCACCTCCATCGCTTACCGAAGAATTCCGGAGGGTTCATCAGTTTGTGGTATTTTCCGTGAATACGCCTATCCAGCTGGCTTATGCCGATTTCATGAAAGAACCTTCCCATTACCTGGAACTGAACGCATTTTATGAAGAGAAAAGGGATCGCTTCACCAAACTGATGCAAGATGGTCCGTTCACCATGAACCCTGCCAAAGGAACCTATTTTCAATTAATGGATTTCAGCCAGGTCAGCGAAGAGAAGGACACCGATTATGCCATCCGGCTGACCAGGGAATTTGGTGTGGCCTCGATACCGATCAGCGTTTTTTACCACAACAAGGCTGATCATAAAATGCTACGTTTTTGTTTTGCAAAGAGTAACGAAACCCTTGAGAAAGCAGCCCGGAACCTATGCAAGATTTACGCATAA
- a CDS encoding amidohydrolase: MQDLRITVIQTSLFWEDRKRNVEHFSALLNQVNAPTDLIVLPEMFTTGFTMKASELAEYQDGEGLRKMKEWASTKNAVITGSIITGDNEGRYFNRLYWVRPDGTYETYDKRHLFRMANEHASYSGGEKRLVVSLNGWRICPLICYDLRFPVWCRNRRLDGANESAYDVMVCIANWPERRSFAWKSLLIARSIENQAYVIGVNRIGMDGNDINYSGDSIALDPQGRSLTAIPSGKEAVATVILSASELEEYRKAFPVHLDADAVSVITQQTV; this comes from the coding sequence ATGCAAGATTTACGCATAACCGTCATTCAGACTTCCCTATTCTGGGAAGACCGCAAAAGAAACGTTGAGCACTTCTCCGCATTGCTCAACCAGGTTAATGCGCCAACAGATCTCATTGTTCTTCCCGAAATGTTCACCACCGGCTTTACAATGAAAGCATCGGAGTTGGCGGAATATCAGGATGGCGAGGGTTTACGGAAAATGAAAGAATGGGCCTCCACAAAAAATGCGGTGATCACAGGAAGCATCATTACGGGCGATAACGAAGGCCGGTACTTTAACCGCCTTTATTGGGTCAGGCCTGATGGAACCTATGAGACATATGATAAACGGCATTTGTTTCGAATGGCAAATGAACATGCATCCTATAGTGGTGGTGAAAAAAGACTGGTGGTTTCACTCAATGGATGGCGGATCTGCCCATTGATCTGTTATGACCTGAGATTCCCGGTATGGTGCCGCAACCGCAGGCTGGATGGTGCGAATGAAAGCGCATACGACGTGATGGTTTGTATTGCCAACTGGCCGGAACGCAGAAGCTTTGCCTGGAAATCATTACTCATAGCAAGGTCCATTGAGAACCAGGCCTACGTGATCGGGGTGAATCGTATTGGTATGGACGGGAATGATATCAACTATTCCGGTGATTCGATCGCCCTGGATCCGCAAGGGAGAAGCCTGACTGCAATTCCTTCAGGAAAAGAAGCCGTCGCAACGGTGATTCTGAGTGCATCGGAGTTGGAAGAGTATCGCAAAGCATTTCCCGTACATCTGGACGCCGACGCGGTTTCAGTGATTACGCAACAAACGGTTTGA
- a CDS encoding MarR family transcriptional regulator, whose product MLKHPDIMEQMVVAIMQTGFELDQNINAILRSFEITTHQYNILRILRGASPGTLSQKQIRERMIFRNPDLTRLLDRLITKKLVERNVCPGNRRQSEISITDTGLDMLDRIYPVLKKDLHQFFKNLIPVEEAGKMVLHLQTVTAMIKEVDGGD is encoded by the coding sequence ATGCTCAAACATCCTGATATCATGGAGCAGATGGTTGTGGCCATTATGCAAACGGGATTTGAATTGGATCAGAATATTAATGCCATTCTCCGTTCATTTGAAATCACCACCCATCAATACAACATACTGAGGATACTGAGGGGTGCTTCACCAGGGACATTGTCTCAAAAACAGATCCGGGAAAGAATGATCTTTCGGAATCCGGACCTTACCAGGTTGCTGGACCGGCTTATCACCAAAAAATTGGTAGAGAGAAATGTTTGTCCGGGTAACAGACGTCAATCGGAAATATCCATTACCGATACCGGATTGGACATGCTGGACCGCATTTACCCTGTTTTAAAAAAGGACCTGCACCAGTTCTTTAAGAACCTGATTCCCGTTGAAGAGGCAGGCAAGATGGTCTTGCATCTACAGACGGTTACCGCAATGATCAAGGAAGTTGATGGAGGTGATTGA
- a CDS encoding YceI family protein: protein MKRNTQLMLLIASTAIIASCGGSNKDNETMEETQNTTTTEEATSAPVTIDVQKSMVTWKGVMLGVKYHEGTVQLKEASLTLNGDQVESGSFIIDLTTIQPTDDNYNPKEGYSQEKLVGHLSSADFFDVANHPTASFKINEGSTGMLTIRGNTHEESITDIKVERNDNMVTVSGKVVFDRQKYDVSWASPMKDMVLSDEITINVKLTGTL from the coding sequence ATGAAACGTAACACACAACTAATGCTCCTGATTGCATCCACAGCAATCATTGCCTCCTGCGGAGGTTCAAACAAAGACAACGAAACCATGGAAGAAACACAAAACACAACCACCACTGAAGAAGCCACATCCGCACCTGTGACCATAGATGTTCAAAAGTCAATGGTCACCTGGAAAGGGGTCATGCTTGGAGTGAAATATCACGAGGGTACGGTACAACTGAAGGAAGCGTCCCTTACTTTGAATGGCGACCAGGTTGAATCTGGTTCTTTTATTATTGACCTTACGACCATACAACCCACAGATGATAATTACAATCCCAAAGAAGGATACTCCCAGGAAAAGCTGGTTGGTCATTTGTCCAGTGCGGATTTCTTTGATGTTGCCAACCATCCTACGGCTTCTTTCAAAATAAACGAGGGCTCCACAGGTATGCTCACCATCCGCGGAAACACCCATGAGGAAAGCATTACGGATATTAAAGTTGAAAGAAACGATAATATGGTAACCGTATCCGGGAAGGTTGTATTCGACAGACAAAAATATGACGTAAGTTGGGCAAGCCCAATGAAGGACATGGTTCTGAGTGATGAGATCACCATCAATGTGAAATTGACAGGTACCCTGTAA
- a CDS encoding Ig-like domain-containing protein, with protein MFFRIAYYTSLIGLLCGCANVVAPTGGDKDETPPEVVGSQPENGATRFNTSTVVIEFNEFIRLDNLQQKLIVSPALATMPQVKVKKKSLWIYFPSAPESNTTYTLNFGDAIRDMTEGNAISSFTYVFSTGDVLDSLNLKGTLKDAYKGDAQEQMLVMLYNGTGDSLPYKSKPRYFTRTAADGSYTLSNLREGNYILFALDDRNGNYLFDQPSERIAFYDSTVVLPTDHSVSLRMFTEPPEKPRLLEASMKRAGHLTLIFNMPVSDVNWQNMNEEVSVGRVIPGMIGTDTLSYWLPEMDAEHLTISVSAKGMETDTVKLKTSTISSLAVSERFTPLQLSAGQTGKPMPGDVLSITSSHPVRTRNPDLITLWNDAQEKTTVEVKKDTTQPNTMAVTAPWHEGTSYLLEVMPGAFTDIMGFTNDTLRYRFTGGSLEDLGKMTVQLTIQDQKGDWILQVVDARDRVIRSQKGNGSGKVVFDKVIPAEYKLQLIMDVNGNGRWDSGEYRVKRLPEPMIHYPEKITIRANWESEWIWDVGPVPK; from the coding sequence TTGTTTTTCCGAATTGCATATTACACTTCGTTGATCGGTCTGCTATGCGGGTGCGCAAATGTAGTGGCGCCCACGGGTGGTGACAAAGATGAAACCCCTCCCGAGGTGGTCGGGTCTCAGCCGGAGAATGGTGCCACACGTTTTAACACGAGCACCGTGGTGATCGAGTTCAACGAATTTATCCGGTTGGACAACCTTCAACAGAAACTCATTGTTTCGCCTGCCCTGGCCACAATGCCCCAGGTGAAGGTAAAGAAGAAGTCGCTGTGGATTTATTTTCCCTCCGCACCGGAAAGCAACACTACATATACCCTCAATTTCGGTGACGCCATCCGGGATATGACCGAAGGCAATGCCATATCGTCTTTTACCTATGTCTTCTCCACGGGAGATGTATTGGATTCATTGAATCTCAAAGGAACACTTAAAGATGCCTACAAAGGCGATGCGCAGGAACAGATGCTTGTGATGCTTTATAACGGCACCGGGGATTCTCTTCCGTACAAGTCAAAGCCCAGATATTTTACCCGTACCGCCGCAGATGGTTCGTATACGCTGTCCAATCTCCGTGAGGGCAATTATATTTTGTTCGCATTGGATGACCGGAACGGGAATTACCTTTTTGATCAACCATCGGAAAGGATCGCGTTTTATGATAGCACGGTGGTATTACCCACGGATCATTCCGTTTCACTTCGCATGTTCACAGAGCCGCCGGAAAAACCCAGGTTGCTGGAGGCTTCCATGAAGCGTGCCGGTCACCTCACGTTGATTTTCAATATGCCGGTTTCGGATGTGAACTGGCAAAACATGAATGAAGAAGTGTCGGTGGGGCGGGTGATACCAGGCATGATCGGAACGGATACGTTGTCATACTGGCTTCCTGAAATGGATGCGGAGCACCTTACAATCAGCGTTTCAGCCAAAGGAATGGAAACCGATACCGTTAAGTTAAAAACCAGTACCATATCATCCCTCGCCGTGTCCGAGCGCTTTACTCCCCTTCAGTTGTCAGCCGGACAGACCGGTAAACCGATGCCCGGGGATGTGCTTTCAATAACCAGCAGCCACCCTGTCCGAACCAGGAATCCGGATTTGATCACCCTGTGGAATGATGCTCAGGAAAAGACGACGGTGGAGGTGAAGAAGGATACGACACAGCCAAATACCATGGCGGTAACCGCACCATGGCATGAAGGAACATCTTACTTGCTGGAAGTCATGCCAGGTGCATTCACGGACATCATGGGTTTCACAAACGATACCCTGAGGTACAGATTTACAGGAGGTAGTCTTGAAGATCTGGGAAAGATGACCGTGCAGTTGACGATTCAGGATCAAAAGGGAGATTGGATATTACAGGTTGTTGATGCCAGGGACAGAGTCATAAGATCGCAGAAGGGAAACGGTTCGGGAAAGGTGGTATTTGACAAGGTGATTCCGGCAGAATATAAGTTGCAACTTATCATGGATGTGAATGGCAATGGTCGGTGGGATAGTGGAGAATACAGGGTGAAACGTTTGCCTGAGCCCATGATTCATTACCCGGAAAAAATTACCATCAGGGCGAATTGGGAATCCGAATGGATCTGGGATGTTGGACCCGTACCAAAATAA